Proteins found in one Mycobacteriales bacterium genomic segment:
- a CDS encoding ABC transporter permease, with protein sequence MDTFLALGVAGLVMGCVYALTACGLVVTYTTSGVFNFAHGAIGMVGAFAYWELSVWRGLAAPAALVLVVLVLAPLLGIAVERLLLRRLSGAPLEVTLTVTIGLLLLLIGLTHTVWDPTDPHRLPPFFLGNDVTVLGVVLTAHQLVIVGTAVAVSLGLWAFLHLSRTGVTMRAVVDDRELAALAGASPGRVSMLGWGLGSSLAALAGILLASQVQLDAVSLTLLVINGYAAAVVGRLTNLPLTFVGGVLLGVVQAMAVGYLTLDWLSQVQPVIPMVFLFLALLVLPQARLRAGRPATLRAPRVAGGRESLVVAAVFLALATVAAVTLPGPRVDTLTHGVAVGLILLSLVPLTGYGGQVSLCQLTFAGIGAVTMARVDGGSGSALALTAAVLVPAAVGALVALPALRLRGLYLALATLAFAYAMEDAFFSNASVMGNSLSLRVPRPDLGLSLAGDRAYLVAVCAAFAVCGCGVLALRRSTMGRRLVAMGDSPTGTATIGVGVRATKLGVFALSAGLAGLGGALLGGQQGAIGNTDFGLVLSLTLFLLAVIWGVRTVTGVLLAGVFLELGPLLQDALGSVQGVVPLLVGLGAIGLGSQQNGVVGSFLDSVRRHRPVRETPPTTTAVPDKEEVLAGAAGR encoded by the coding sequence GTGGACACGTTCCTCGCGCTCGGCGTGGCGGGACTGGTGATGGGCTGCGTCTACGCCCTGACGGCCTGCGGGCTCGTCGTCACCTACACGACCTCCGGGGTCTTCAACTTCGCGCACGGCGCCATCGGCATGGTGGGGGCCTTCGCCTACTGGGAGCTCAGCGTCTGGCGGGGCCTCGCCGCGCCGGCAGCCCTCGTCCTGGTCGTGCTCGTGCTGGCGCCACTGCTCGGGATCGCGGTCGAGCGGCTGCTGCTGCGCCGCCTGTCCGGAGCCCCGCTCGAGGTGACCCTCACGGTCACGATCGGCCTGCTGCTGCTGCTCATCGGGCTCACCCACACCGTGTGGGACCCGACCGACCCGCACCGACTGCCGCCCTTCTTCCTCGGCAACGACGTGACCGTGCTGGGTGTCGTGCTCACCGCCCACCAGCTGGTCATCGTCGGCACCGCGGTGGCCGTGTCGCTCGGCCTGTGGGCGTTCCTGCACCTGAGCCGCACCGGGGTCACGATGCGGGCGGTCGTCGACGACCGGGAGCTCGCCGCGCTGGCCGGCGCCTCCCCCGGCCGGGTCAGCATGCTCGGGTGGGGTCTCGGGTCCTCGCTCGCCGCCCTGGCAGGGATCCTGCTCGCCTCCCAGGTCCAGCTCGACGCGGTGTCCCTGACGCTGCTCGTCATCAACGGCTACGCGGCCGCCGTGGTCGGGCGGCTCACGAACCTGCCGCTGACCTTCGTCGGTGGCGTGCTGCTCGGCGTCGTCCAGGCCATGGCCGTCGGCTACCTCACCCTGGACTGGCTCAGCCAGGTGCAGCCCGTGATCCCGATGGTCTTCCTCTTCCTCGCTCTGCTCGTGCTCCCGCAGGCCCGGCTGCGGGCCGGACGGCCGGCCACGCTGCGGGCTCCACGCGTGGCCGGTGGCAGGGAGTCGCTGGTCGTCGCAGCGGTCTTCCTGGCCCTGGCCACGGTCGCAGCCGTCACCCTGCCCGGTCCACGGGTCGACACCCTCACGCACGGCGTCGCGGTCGGCCTGATCCTGCTGAGCCTCGTGCCCCTGACCGGGTACGGCGGCCAGGTCTCCCTGTGCCAGCTCACCTTCGCGGGCATCGGCGCCGTGACGATGGCCCGCGTGGACGGCGGGTCGGGGTCGGCCCTCGCCCTCACCGCTGCCGTCCTCGTCCCGGCCGCGGTGGGCGCGCTCGTGGCCCTGCCGGCCCTGCGGCTGCGCGGTCTCTACCTCGCCCTCGCGACCTTGGCGTTCGCCTACGCCATGGAGGACGCCTTCTTCAGCAACGCCTCGGTGATGGGCAACTCGCTGTCGCTGCGCGTCCCGCGCCCCGACCTCGGCCTGTCCCTCGCCGGTGACCGCGCCTACCTCGTCGCGGTGTGCGCCGCGTTCGCCGTCTGCGGCTGCGGCGTGCTCGCGCTGCGGCGCTCGACGATGGGCCGGCGGCTCGTCGCGATGGGCGACAGCCCGACCGGCACCGCGACCATCGGCGTCGGTGTCCGCGCGACCAAGCTCGGCGTCTTCGCCCTGTCGGCCGGGCTGGCCGGACTGGGCGGCGCCCTGCTCGGCGGCCAGCAGGGGGCCATCGGCAACACCGACTTCGGGCTGGTGCTCAGCCTGACCCTCTTCCTCCTGGCCGTGATCTGGGGGGTGCGCACCGTCACGGGCGTCCTGCTCGCCGGGGTCTTCCTGGAGCTCGGCCCGCTCCTGCAGGACGCCCTGGGCTCGGTGCAGGGGGTCGTGCCGCTGCTCGTGGGCCTCGGCGCGATCGGCCTGGGCTCCCAGCAGAACGGCGTCGTGGGCAGCTTCCTCGACTCGGTCCGTCGGCACCGGCCCGTGCGTGAGACCCCGCCGACGACCACAGCGGTCCCCGACAAGGAGGAGGTGCTCGCCGGTGCTGCGGGTCGATGA
- a CDS encoding oligosaccharide flippase family protein: MEDHPPAVVLVPTSADSAALVDPGTQDGRRSLARSGGLVAPALTLVNVIGYLLAVAASRALDANGYGELNALLGVLLVASVPALALQAVVARSVARRPARETPGPRERALLVRACATGAVVSGLAALTAPVVAAFLHVGVAGPLWVAAGLLPLAVLSAAMGLLQGAERFGALALVICAQAVGKAVGLMPLAIDGDPAAVLAALALGTAVAAGLALALVARGGSPSPRSPLQLPGLREGAAAASGLFALLALANLDLLLARNVLPGDESGRYSVGAVCAKAAFWLPQVVAVVVFPRLSEPDAGRAVLRRAVLVVVGLTLLEVAGAALLARPVLELTFGESYGSLAPLAPLFVLQGGALSVVQLLVYRAIATRDPLPGRVLLLALPVEAAVILTVDPRSPGPVIAVATAVAVLLTVALVVRSRRT; the protein is encoded by the coding sequence GTGGAGGACCACCCGCCCGCGGTCGTCCTCGTCCCCACCTCGGCGGACTCGGCGGCCCTGGTCGACCCCGGCACGCAGGACGGGCGCCGCTCCCTGGCCCGTAGCGGCGGGCTGGTCGCGCCGGCTCTCACCCTGGTCAACGTCATCGGCTACCTGCTGGCCGTCGCCGCCTCACGCGCGCTGGACGCCAACGGCTACGGCGAGCTCAACGCCCTGCTGGGAGTCCTGCTCGTCGCCTCGGTGCCCGCACTCGCGCTGCAGGCCGTTGTCGCCCGCTCGGTCGCGCGCCGGCCCGCACGCGAGACGCCTGGCCCGCGGGAGCGGGCGCTGCTGGTCCGGGCCTGTGCGACGGGCGCCGTCGTGTCGGGCCTCGCCGCCCTGACGGCCCCCGTCGTCGCGGCCTTCCTCCACGTCGGGGTCGCCGGCCCCCTCTGGGTCGCCGCCGGGCTGCTGCCCCTCGCCGTGCTCTCCGCCGCCATGGGCCTGCTTCAGGGAGCCGAGCGCTTCGGGGCGCTGGCGCTCGTCATCTGCGCGCAGGCGGTGGGCAAGGCCGTGGGCCTGATGCCGCTCGCGATCGACGGCGACCCGGCGGCGGTGCTGGCCGCCCTCGCGCTGGGGACCGCAGTGGCGGCCGGCCTGGCCCTGGCCCTGGTCGCCCGCGGGGGCTCCCCTAGCCCGAGGTCGCCCCTGCAGCTGCCCGGGCTGCGCGAGGGAGCGGCGGCGGCGAGCGGCCTGTTTGCCCTGCTCGCACTGGCCAACCTCGACCTGCTGCTGGCGCGCAACGTGCTTCCGGGCGACGAGTCCGGCCGCTACAGCGTCGGCGCCGTCTGCGCCAAGGCGGCGTTCTGGCTGCCGCAGGTGGTCGCCGTCGTCGTCTTCCCGCGCTTGTCGGAGCCCGATGCCGGCCGGGCCGTGCTGCGGCGCGCGGTGCTCGTCGTCGTCGGGCTGACGCTGCTGGAGGTCGCAGGGGCGGCCCTGCTGGCGCGGCCTGTTCTGGAGCTGACCTTCGGTGAGAGCTACGGCTCGCTCGCGCCGCTCGCCCCCCTGTTCGTCCTGCAGGGCGGAGCGCTGTCGGTCGTGCAGCTGTTGGTCTACCGCGCGATAGCCACGCGCGACCCCCTGCCCGGCCGGGTGCTGCTGCTCGCGCTGCCCGTCGAGGCCGCCGTCATCCTCACCGTCGACCCGCGGTCGCCCGGTCCCGTCATCGCCGTCGCCACAGCGGTCGCCGTGCTGCTCACGGTCGCCCTGGTCGTGCGCTCCCGTCGTACCTGA
- a CDS encoding ABC transporter ATP-binding protein produces MLRVDDVTVRFGGISALRGVTLEAADGLVTGLIGPNGAGKTTLFNVATGLQRPRTGCVVLDGRDVTRLGPGQRSRRGLGRTFQRLEVFGSLSVRDNVLLAAEVERGWRSVSGSGRGSARQVADTLVERTGLGHLADTAAAELPTGSARLLELARALATRPSTLLLDEPGSGLDESETRDLGDLLLEVAAQGTAVLLVEHDVELVMRVCTTVTVLDFGQVLAQGSPAEVQADPRVQDAYLGAAPPAGPPAGRPAGPPVTAAPDREQVML; encoded by the coding sequence GTGCTGCGGGTCGATGATGTGACGGTCCGCTTCGGCGGCATCTCCGCCCTCAGGGGCGTGACGCTCGAGGCAGCCGACGGCCTGGTCACCGGGCTGATCGGCCCCAACGGGGCCGGCAAGACGACGCTGTTCAACGTCGCGACGGGGCTGCAGCGCCCCCGCACCGGGTGCGTCGTCCTCGACGGTCGCGACGTGACCCGCCTCGGCCCCGGCCAGCGGTCCCGGCGCGGGCTCGGCCGCACCTTCCAGCGCCTCGAGGTCTTCGGCTCGCTGAGCGTGCGCGACAACGTCCTGCTGGCCGCCGAGGTCGAGCGCGGCTGGCGCAGTGTGTCCGGCAGTGGTCGCGGCAGTGCCCGCCAGGTCGCCGACACCCTGGTCGAGCGCACCGGCCTGGGACACCTGGCCGACACGGCCGCCGCCGAGCTCCCGACCGGCAGCGCCCGCCTGCTCGAGCTGGCCCGCGCGCTCGCCACGAGGCCCAGCACGCTCCTGCTCGACGAGCCGGGGTCGGGCCTCGACGAGTCCGAGACCCGCGACCTCGGTGACCTGCTGCTCGAGGTCGCCGCACAGGGCACCGCGGTGCTGCTGGTCGAGCACGACGTGGAGCTCGTCATGCGGGTCTGCACGACCGTCACCGTCCTCGACTTCGGGCAGGTGCTCGCCCAGGGCTCCCCCGCCGAGGTGCAGGCGGACCCGCGCGTGCAGGACGCCTACCTTGGAGCCGCCCCACCGGCGGGCCCCCCGGCCGGTCGCCCGGCCGGTCCCCCGGTCACCGCCGCGCCGGACCGTGAGCAGGTGATGTTGTGA
- a CDS encoding ABC transporter ATP-binding protein, translating to MSRAATLPTPRTGREGAEGQPALELRGVSAGYGRVQVLHEVDLVVPARGVVALLGPNGAGKTTLLRVASGRTVASSGTVLVRGKAVQGPQVRTSPERLARAGLCSVPEGRGVFPNLTVAENLRMWTHRPGVRRADVEEQAYVRFPRLRERRRQLAGTLSGGEQQMLAMSRALTTGPDVLLLDEISMGLAPVVVAELFALVAQVAQEGTPVLLVEQFARTALEVADTAVVLAGGRVRAAGTPDEVRDLVDDAYLASSSGAPSGAPAPQNVPHVPSVPHVPLPR from the coding sequence GTGAGCCGGGCCGCGACCCTGCCGACGCCGCGCACCGGCAGGGAAGGGGCCGAGGGACAGCCCGCTCTCGAGCTGCGCGGCGTGAGCGCCGGCTACGGCCGCGTCCAGGTGCTGCACGAGGTCGACCTGGTCGTGCCGGCCCGCGGCGTCGTCGCGCTGCTCGGGCCCAACGGTGCCGGCAAGACCACGCTGCTGCGGGTCGCCAGCGGGCGGACCGTCGCGTCCTCGGGCACCGTGCTCGTGCGAGGCAAGGCGGTGCAGGGCCCGCAGGTCCGGACCAGTCCCGAGCGGCTCGCGCGCGCCGGCCTGTGCAGCGTGCCCGAGGGCAGGGGCGTCTTCCCCAACCTCACGGTTGCCGAGAACCTCCGGATGTGGACGCACCGCCCCGGCGTCCGCCGGGCCGACGTCGAGGAGCAGGCCTACGTCCGCTTTCCCCGGCTGCGCGAGCGCCGGCGGCAGCTCGCCGGCACGCTGTCCGGCGGGGAGCAGCAGATGCTCGCCATGAGCCGCGCGCTCACGACCGGTCCCGACGTCCTGCTGCTCGACGAGATCAGCATGGGCCTCGCACCCGTGGTCGTCGCGGAGCTGTTCGCCCTGGTCGCGCAGGTCGCACAGGAGGGCACTCCGGTGCTGCTCGTGGAGCAGTTCGCGCGCACCGCCCTGGAGGTCGCCGACACCGCCGTGGTGCTTGCCGGCGGCAGGGTCCGCGCCGCCGGCACTCCCGACGAGGTGCGCGACCTCGTGGACGACGCCTACCTCGCCTCCTCGTCCGGCGCACCGTCCGGCGCACCCGCCCCGCAGAACGTCCCGCACGTCCCGTCCGTCCCGCACGTCCCGCTCCCCCGCTGA